CAAAAGAAAAGCAGCTGCAGTCCATGTTTTGAAAACGTGAATGTCCTCGAAGCCAAGAATCACAAAACAGGAGGGATAAGATCCTTCCACGTACCTGCCTGTCATTCTTAAATGATGGCCCACttcctgtgggaggagggagcACTGTAATAGGCTCCAGATGGACTGCACTCTGTGTGTTGCACCTACATTACTACAACAACTACTTCAGGGAATGACTTGAACATGTGCACCTCTGTTAACAGTGTTGGGAACAtaacgctttacactatctgtaGCAGTACGGCCAGTACCACTGTTAGTATTTATGTATccatattattatcatttatctctttttttttttcaacagggtgtccccaaaatgttttAGCATCTGATGATTAAATTTCACATGGGATTTAAATTTCAAAGAAAGGAAATTAATTCTAAATAGCTACTGTGAGTGTGAGAATGTAgttgaaatacagtggggcaaataagtatttagtcaaccaccaattgtgcaagttctcctacttgaaaagattagcgaggcctgttattgtcaacatgggtaaacctcaaccatacagacagaatgtgggaaaaaaaaaaaaacagaaaatcacattgtttgatttttaaagaatttattttcaaattagagtggaaaaaaagtatttggtcacctacaaacaagcaagatttctggctgtcaaagaggtctaacttcttctaacaaggtctaacaaggctccactcgttacctgtattaatggcaactgttttaactcattatcggtataaaagacacctgtccacaatctcagtcagtcacactccaaactccactatggccaagaccaaacagctgtcgaatgacaccagagacaaaattgtagacctgcaccaggctgggaagactgaatctgcaaaaggtaaaacacttggtgaaaagaaatcaactgtgggagcaattattagaaaatggaagacatacaagaccactgataatctccctcgatctggggctccatgcaagatctcaccccgtggcgtcaaaatgataacaagaacggtgagcaaaaatctcagaaccacacggggggacctagtgaatgacctacagagagctgggaccacagtaacaaaggctactatcagtaacacaatacgccgccagggactcaaatcctgcactgccagacgtgtccccctgctgaagaaagtacacgtccaggcccgtctgcggttcgctagagagcatttggatgatccagaagaggactgggagaatgtgttatggtcagatgaaaccaaaaccaaaatagaacattttggtagaaacacaggttctcgtgtttggaggagaaagaatattgaattgcatccgaagaaaaccatacccactgtgaagtatgggggcggaaaaatcatgctttggggctgtttttctgcaaagggaccaggacgactgatctgtgtaaaggaaagaatgaatggggccatgtatcgagagattttaagtgaaaatttccttccatcagcaagggcattgaagatgagacgtggctgtgtctttcagcatgacaatgatcccaaacacacagcgagggcaacaaaggagtggctttgtaagaagcatttcaaggtcctggagtggtctagccagtctccagatctcaaccccatagaaaatctgtggagggagttgaaagtacgTGCTGCCCAATGACAGACCCAAAACAtttctgctctagaggagatctgcctggaggaatgggccaaaataccagcaacagtgtgtgaaaagcttgtgaagagttacagaaaacgtttggcctccgttattgccaacaaaggttgcgtaacaaagtattgagatgaacttttggtattgaccaaaaacttattttccaccatgatttgcaagtaaattctttaaaaatcaaacaatgtgattttcagtttttttccccacattctgtccctcatggttgaggtttaaccatgttgacaattacaggcctctctaatattttcaagtgggagaacatgcacaattagtggttgactaaatacttatttgccccactgtatgaataTTCCATGTTATTCGCTGCTAAAAAGTAGATACCACTTTTGGGAGTAAGTCATGTTATGAGCGATCATTGTGTCTGTGCTTTAACATTATTTTCACAGTTATCATAGTTTTAAGAAATTCATTAtttgcatattttgattttttgagTAACCACCTATCACTTAAAGGTCAtctatatggtaaatggtgttatacaaaGTACTGTCTGTTCCAATCATTGTCAGGtcccaatcttttttttttttttttttttgcagttttcctCCATGGAAATTCAATCCTGTTCCTAATTTTTGGAGATCTCTGTACAGTGTGCGATTTTATCATACTTTTTACGGACTTCCTCCATTTACAAAATTGAAGAGAAAATGATGGCTGAATGGCATTGTATTTCTTTCAATATACACCATACAAGAAGGTCATTTTGTTCTGTTGCTCAGGTCACCTCGACCAGGTCTCGATGGCGTCCTCTCAACATTAGAGCAGGTGAAAGCATGCATTTTCTTTCACTGCCTATGAGTACTTCCTCCCATTTACAGTAATAACATCATCCATTTCACACAGATGCTTTCCAGACTACTCTCACACACCAAAGTATTATGTGCACAACACATAATATACCTGTTGATGAAGTCTAATTCAGCAAGTATAGTTCTTGTAACAAAGAGAAAATCCCAATGAGCTCAGGTGAGCATCAGCGCGGAAGTTGAGCGCATACTCGACATAGTTGGCGTGAGGAATGCATGAGTCTTTTTCCCTTGCGGGGTGCGTTCGAGGCCTTCGGGTGGCTTGAGCTCAGAGGCCTGCTCCGAATTAAAAACCACatgctgcttgttttttttcccccgacaCACCTGGCGCCGCCCGCTGACCTCACGCGCCATTAGGGAGATGATTGGCTGATTCCCACAGATTCCTGTTCTGTTCCCGTGGGCATGGCAAAGTTTTGCCATTGTTTCCACGGATCGGCAAAATGTTGCAAAGTATTTCAGAAAAATTACAGCTACAAGTTGTTTAACAAAACTCATTATCGAGAATATATATAGacggtatactgtatatattttatagaatttgaggttgttttcttacaagaatatatacttttttttcccaagaaagtatgttttcatttaaaaagaatACTACAAGTAAAAATCGTACATTTCCTCAAATTTGACCAAAAGAAAGATGTTTATTTACGACAAATCCATTCTTGTGGACATGAATTGAAAAACTAGtgagacgtcaatggcagccagtgagttaacacctataaataaaaataccctttcaaaacatttttacttgattccgatcctctggttAAGGAATTAAAGTTGAAGGATTTCGAGTTGCAGCCCTTGATTTTTCTGAAATGGGTCTTTGGAGAAAAAAGTTCCGACACCCCTGCACTAGATACTGTCTGCTGAAGGCTGCCGACTCGGCCTAGTAACATGTGAAACATTTGTCGCTCAAAGAAGTGGACTCGAAatcaaacattagcattacatatctgttgacaaaattaaataaaacttaGGAGCGCTGTAAATGTGTTCCCCACATCACATTTTAGGAGCGCAAGCACACTCATGTTAGTTACAAGGCCAACTGAAATGCGGTTCGTTTTCACAGGTTAGGTTGATCCGACACAttaattgtatcagaatctgatgaagatgatgaaacagATTATTCAGCATcttctcaattttttttgtttgtttttaataattttgggATAAATAGTGTTGTGCGATTAATCAAGATTAAATGATTACCACTAAgtctcaaatgtttttttttttttttttttttattcgagTCCAACTGCCTATTTACATAgtgatatttttgtgtaaaaGGTTTAGTGCAATTAGTGGTCTAAGTCTAAAAATCTGTCAGACGAATCAGTATCAATAGAAGACGATacatactctactctactctactctactctactctactctactctactctactctactctactataCAATACTTCTGTCAATCTTACTTAGACGTTGGAGTTGGCCCAGTTTTGTATTAAAGCATCGGGAAAACTGAAGAAACTGCTAATGTCAAAATCAGAAATAAACATCAAGATGTCAAACATGGAGTTAGCCAACTCGCCTTCTGAAAAGCTCAAATCCAAGTCAAGAACCTTGTTTACATGGAGACCGTGAGACGTAATTCGCACAACAATTCCATCAactctttaaaaattatttttctttctaCATTTCCAGAAAGAACCTCATCTGCTCCCCTCCAACAAACGAACGTCTCAGGTGAGCTACTTGAATGCCACTCACTGCATTTGCCGGTTGACTAAATATAATCACGCGCTTCCAGCCCAGTCTAATCTTTATTATTTCCAGACTTAGGCATGCACACAACACAAACATGAGCTCATAAAAATACCAAAAGGACATTTACGCGATTGCTAGCTAAGAAATAGTGAccatgtcaaaaaatgaaaatgactgcactagtgtaattttacatgtaaaaaaacaaatttggcaCTGAAATCTCACCGTCTTTTGCCATCTATAGTTATTCCATCAAAAACATTGCATAAGGGAAAGCCCACTATCAGCAATTCTGGGTGTGACGTCACAACCCTAATTAATGATCATGCCTAGCTTTctagtcaggggtgaaagtggctagaatttcttgccagaactccccgacgtgaaggtcgccacggagccagaaattttaataatttatttttcattcaaaattgtattttttcaataatttgcaaaataaaagttaacaaaaacagcaataaccccaacctccatctcctaatttttatttctcctcatttcctcacatactaaatgccaaatctccatTTTAACTACTTgtgaacataggatatatattaaaattgaagttgatgtaaacatttactttttttaaataataaaaatataactaACATATATTCAgaacaataaatacaaatgacttatattatgcacagtgaaatggaatatatcttgaagatcgcgcaaacattgactttttaaaatcatcaggaaacgaataagtagcctaacataaatgaacaaataaaagtccaaagtgcacattgacagctaagatgttctgaacctccccatcagagcaaataaaactaaatattaaatcataggcctcctcaactctttcatttctcttaaagattggatccattttatgttgcattgcccatttttgtcatatcaattcaacaagctttttttttttttttttttttttttttgctgttccagaaaacatgcacatttgaaccaatcagagctaaccatctctgctgatcacatgtcagtatgtcagccaactgaatggataaatgagtccaggcgttttgctttgctgcgtgcattcgcacattgacgtgacttatcatcgtcagactcggataactgcagcagctggggaaacctccatgccgtccatggaataaaatcaataataaatatcggtggaaacggattacgctacacaagcactttattctgcttgttgttaacacttgtgtacatgtaaatctgatgttggtagattgttttcttcttggagctgaaatgcatgtgcgcagcttagcatttttcattaatttattattttttttacatagcttttgacagttgctgtcatattttcttaatcaaagcaccgtgtaccggaacagcattccggccctgaatcttacaccagaactgcgttctggccctgaatcttataccggaactgcgttcctgaccgttctggcccactttcacccgttTCTAGTGCTGCGCTAACCAGTAAATATTGACATATTGACAGAACGGTCCTATTGCAACGAGAATAAAAAGCCCATGGAGAACATGCTATCAGACTGCAAACATCTAAAACTCATTCTGGGTGAGACGTTATCTTCTGTTTGgggattatttttttgtgggtgGGTCGAAGGCAGCTGAGAAAAGAAGCGTACCATAAGTAGGATCTACTGTCATTACtaagccttttctgtaactttttttgATGGTATTAAAAATATGGtctatcattttaaagtcacttgtAGTATTCCATAGCACCTTTAAAGAACTTCAAAGGGGATTTaaggttttttgttcgttttaaCTAAAAAGCCATAACCgtttgaaggggggggggggcatactTTAAAGTGGATAAAATGGTGACTTTTTATGCTGAAACATGGTTTGCaaagaatttaatttttttaataaaaagcaAAAATTACACAAGTCAAATTGTatggtttttaaaaataaaaatgtaataaaatgtcagaatcatataggacaatttttttattgaaaaaggaATGCATTTACAACAAAAGTCAATATATTTAGACCATCAATATTTTtagaaagtttttgttttttttagaaaaaaaaaaaaaaatcctagcaAAATAACGgcgatttttttgggtttgtttgttcAAGGGCAGTGTAGTTAATAACTGTGTAGGGTTTAAcggctttatttttttcagtagtgagtaatctaattaattactttttccatctttgcaacaccgtTACCTTTACTAAGGATGTAAAGGGGCGCGTTACAACAATTTGGTTGAGTGAAACGCGAgttgattttgtcacacatcagcTGCCTGcctggagagagcagagcgggaaggGAGTGGAGTGGAGGGAAGAGGGTTGGcatgccgttgcaaacgcaatgatGATTGGTTAGGTGGGTGGATCATGCAAGGTAGCAAGGTAGCATTCTCAAACTATCACTAATTATTATTCAATatttaatattgtcacataataTTTAAGGATAGTGTTCTGCCTATTGTGCAGTAGGCCGAACATACAGTGTCAGAGATTTGCACTTAATGGtcagtttacatttgtgttttcttaacagactaatataCAGAGcgattcaaaaagaatgtctTAAAATCATCACGTgatgtcaaaaacaaaaaacattacaaaattCAGGCTTAGACGCATGTGTTGAATATGACTTCATGTTTTACATGGAATCCCTCACGACACGCCTTAGCATGTAGCAATCCACCAAGTTGATTTGGGAGGAATTCTCATATAAGGTTGATGTTGTCAGTGCTGCTAATGATAGCCATATTTTGGTACTCTACTAGTAAAATACAAAATCCAACTTTAAATTATgtacaacatacagtatgtgtccaAGCCTGaattttgtaatgtttttcatttatGACATATCGCATGATGACTTTAGGACATTCTATTTGATTCAATTAATAtcaaatgttctaaaatactcTATATAGTGTTTCTATTCGTCAGTCAGTTAATGTAGACATATTTGATGtcaaagatgttatagaatgtaatGTATGACGTAATAACGTGTCGGGCATGAAatgtaacgtcagttactttagtgagtaactaattactcttacaatgagataactgttactaactcaattactttttgggagaagtaatttgtaactattttTTAAgttagattaacaacactgatcaaagGGCTTACATAATTATTTAAGACTGCAGTTATAATCTTGTGAGATAATACATATTTCTCAAAGAAAATAGTGGAGCCCTGcagtaatatatttttttacatattcagtacaggccaaagcgtTGGACAAACATCATTCATTGCAACACAAATAAAGGTCctaaccccattgataaagcattAAATTCCAATAATCAACCCTGAAaaagcatacctgtgaagtcaaaaacctttagaggtgactccctcttgaagttCATCAAAAGAATGGTAAGAGTGTGCAAAAactaatcagagcaaagggcagctactttgaagatactagtATATTAtctgtttttagttatttcgcctttttttgtacattattccacacgtgttcattcatagttttattactttcagtgagaatttacaatgtaaatagtcatgaaaataaagaaaacgcacgaatgaggtgtgtccaaacttttggcctgtactgtaccttgctaagaTGTATTTCTAAAGAAAAtgtcaattcttaaaaaaattaataaataaaataaaaatcatattttttgaGGAAAATTTCACTCATCACTCAACTTCTAACAAGTACAAATTGCGCAGTCGTGTGTTGACGCATAGGTAAACTGGAGGTGCACACAGTGACAGGTTTTTTGCTTTAACTCCTGCTGTCGACTcatgaattttttattttttttttcaaaaacaatgTTTACTATTTTTCTTCTCCAGACATAACAAACGAGCTGTTGCGTTTCATCTGATTATTAAAAACTTGACATACAATTGTAGCTTTGTGTTGACAAATGTGGCCTAGGTGTACCCGAACCAAATGCCAAATATTTGGGCTTTACAAATGTGGATGgaaaacatagacttcataatgatattgacgggacacattccccagacactgccccgcggcttcaagtagggggccgtcccacactctgcttcagtcggtcgaagtcagtcgcattctcaaacacatgcattgATCCAActctggatttaggttgaaaaaatacgaaagctgtaccgcatacaaacaggaaggattgtctcaggagtgatttgttcgaggattcaaggtaattattatatttttcgtactatgcatgcattttgaaacgttgtgaaaaaaaaaatcaatgggagaaattaaccgctacagcattggcaacaTAATTCGAAATATCTatgtaaatgctaactgcccactttttagctttgaaacaagaatcgagactgttttacgttcatatctataaagcattcagggatttaagcatttattcacaagaattttcaacggaaaaagctctttgtggtgataaggcggcgccacagtgggttaaagactagcagcacattcgacgtatttacataaaataaattctaaatggctgtttttttttttttttactttaaccaagaatcgagactgtttcatgTCCATagctaaaaagaattcagggatttaagcatttattcacaagaatttccaaggtaaaaagctctttgtctgtgtttccactcagtcagcattgacggagataggccccctattaattggcCCCCGCGCCCCATGTCAcggcaatatattatgaagtctatgatggaAAATATGGTGCCTGTGGTGGAGGGTAAAAGAAGTAGTagtaaaattttgttttttgagaGGAAACAttgctaggttttttttttgaatgaagtcACAATGTGGAATTATGTGTCATGTCATTTTTAACTACTAATGGTTGATTCTAAAAATAGtcattttatacatatatataggcTGGTTATACAATATAAAACTACAGTTTATTCTATAAACAATCTCGTGTAGAAAAAAGTGCATGATAATGATCATGTATGATTTTCAAACCATTTAGAGTCATCCGCGTTACAATTTAGCTTTTACATCAGCATCAGTCGGCTTCTCAAGAACTCCTCCACCTTTCTCCATGCGAGCACCTCGGCGTGGGCATGGGCTCGGGGTTCCCCACCCCACAAGTTTATTATGCTAATAAACCCGTTCACACATGAGTGGCAGTATGGCCCGTAGGGCGGCTCCAGGAGGTGCCCAGCTCGCGGGTAGCACACGCTCTCCACGTTGTCCTTCCCAGCCTTCCTGAGTTgatcaacaattaaaaaaaaaaaaaaaaatctgtgtttgCATCATTTGAGACATTTTCCAAGGTTGACATTCACAAAAAGTAACAAACTTGACAATGGCGAAGACTATTGCAAAATGAAGTGTGAATGAGTATAAGGTAATTGCCTGAGTCTGGCTACGATGCtctccatgtatgccttgcagTCGAAGTTAAGGTCGTCCTCCGAAGCCAGCAATAGAAGGTGAGCGCTGGTTTTCTCCACAGGAATCCGGCTGCTCTGGTTCTCTTCGTCTTCGGGGTTACCGACAACAAATTTGCCAATGTTGGCACCGTCAGAGGTGGGTATGACCTTCCTCTGGTCCATAGACAAGGAGGAAAGGATCTGTCGGCCCTTGTAATGAAGAGGGACAGCAGAGTTGGCGCTGCAGGCATTGATCCAGACCATTGCGCGCACGCCTGgaacaaaggacaccagagatagGCCGATGTCCCCTGCTTTGCAACGCCCGATTACACCCAGCCTGTCACTGTCCACCTAGAAGTTCAAACGACAAAATTATGACTTGATAACATTTTACGCGAACACAGCCGGGTCAATTTTAACAGCGTGATAACCTTAGGGTGCTGCTTTAACAAGCACAGCGCTTCCTCAAAGTAGTCCAGCTCCACATACTTGATGTTGGCAGCTTTCTCGTAGAACACAGGCATGCACAGAACCATGAAGCCTTTGTTGGCTAACAGGCTAGCTCGCTTCTCCGACGCGAAGGTGGACAAATCCAACAGACCCGGGAACTGACCTTCACCTTAAGTCGTCATATCAAATCAAAATACTTTCTTGATTGCAGATAGGGCTTCAACTTAGGTCTTGAAGTGTGAAAATGACATGCATTGGTTAGGGTTTCATAGATGTCTTTCAAGACATTTGGTCCTAACCTGGTGGTGTGAACAACACTGCAGTGTACTTCCCGAGGTGGACAACCACCCGTGTGACGCCCTCTCCCATCAGATGCCTCACGTTGGTGGCCTCAGCCAGGGCTACACCCCGCTCCTCGTCCTCCACATCAACACTGTCGTGCACCGAGAACCTGACCACGTGGGGACTGATTGCCTCACTCCAGTGGAAGTACTTGTGGGGCGCAGCTGCCCGCATCGACCACAGCAGACCCATGGGCTCCACCCCTTCATAGCTGCCACACAGGGAAGCATCCCGGCAGAGGTCTACCTCCCCATTGCCATCCGCCCGGTAGATGGCTGCCGAGCGGAAGACCACCCCTCGCTCGTTGGTGGCCCGGGCCCTCAGGGTAACCACCTGCCTGGACCTTAGACCGGTCACTTTCACGTGGACAGGCTCATCGAAAAGGCAGCTGGCACTCGGCAGAAGATGCAGGTGAACATGAGACAACATGCTAGACGAAAGAGGGGCAAACATATGTTGAGCCTTTTTGATTAAATTCACTGCCAAAGATGACGATTGACATAttatctatttgaagtgggagagatgGCAGTGATTGATAATGTTTCAGTGACATTGACGGTGACAGAtgaccaatccattttggctTGGACAGCTGGCAGTGATCTCCAAGTTAAAATAGACTGATAGTTTATCGCAACAATAGCCATGAAAGAATTAAGCCTCTGCAGAGTCAACTCACCAGTTATTACTAGTTAACATGGATAGATTACttgtctagggctgtcaaacgattaaaatttttaatcgagttaattacagcttaaaaattaattaatggtaattaatcgcaattaatcgcaattcaaaccatctataaaatatgccatatttttctgtaaattatatatatattctgtaaaataaatggaatggaaagataagacacaagatggatatatacattcaacatacggtaaataaagactgtagtgggcatttcactctactgtaatttaaatctgtctatgctgtcctcactccgaagcgtctactttttccaaagctagacagctagtgaacgacaccttaataatcagacttcttccttttacatctgatttattaatcaaatggcctcaaaccattgtcctctttagaccgtcataaaactacaaaaaaaaaagtacacaagcattgcattagcaacaacgttagcttagcacgctatacaggttcactaaacataaacaaaaagcgtctcatacaaaaattaaacatttcgcttactgacataatatgtacattctttacaacaaccatacttacggacaaatcttgtccaaggatcatttaagtacaacattacaacgtaggcgccagcccgagacgtcgtgcagccatattgaactggtaagaaaaaaataaaccatgtcgcaaagcgaccacaagagttcgctgttggacagcacaaaaagccttgctgtgaaacttaccaaaaggcagaatactgtctgagcgggacatatgcgttaattgcgtcaaatattttaacgtgattaatcaaa
The DNA window shown above is from Corythoichthys intestinalis isolate RoL2023-P3 chromosome 14, ASM3026506v1, whole genome shotgun sequence and carries:
- the LOC130930283 gene encoding acyl-coenzyme A thioesterase 3-like isoform X2, translating into MLSHVHLHLLPSASCLFDEPVHVKVTGLRSRQVVTLRARATNERGVVFRSAAIYRADGNGEVDLCRDASLCGSYEGVEPMGLLWSMRAAAPHKYFHWSEAISPHVVRFSVHDSVDVEDEERGVALAEATNVRHLMGEGVTRVVVHLGKYTAVLFTPPGEGQFPGLLDLSTFASEKRASLLANKGFMVLCMPVFYEKAANIKYVELDYFEEALCLLKQHPKVDSDRLGVIGRCKAGDIGLSLVSFVPGVRAMVWINACSANSAVPLHYKGRQILSSLSMDQRKVIPTSDGANIGKFVVGNPEDEENQSSRIPVEKTSAHLLLLASEDDLNFDCKAYMESIVARLRKAGKDNVESVCYPRAGHLLEPPYGPYCHSCVNGFISIINLWGGEPRAHAHAEVLAWRKVEEFLRSRLMLM
- the LOC130930283 gene encoding acyl-coenzyme A thioesterase 3-like isoform X1 encodes the protein MFAPLSSSMLSHVHLHLLPSASCLFDEPVHVKVTGLRSRQVVTLRARATNERGVVFRSAAIYRADGNGEVDLCRDASLCGSYEGVEPMGLLWSMRAAAPHKYFHWSEAISPHVVRFSVHDSVDVEDEERGVALAEATNVRHLMGEGVTRVVVHLGKYTAVLFTPPGEGQFPGLLDLSTFASEKRASLLANKGFMVLCMPVFYEKAANIKYVELDYFEEALCLLKQHPKVDSDRLGVIGRCKAGDIGLSLVSFVPGVRAMVWINACSANSAVPLHYKGRQILSSLSMDQRKVIPTSDGANIGKFVVGNPEDEENQSSRIPVEKTSAHLLLLASEDDLNFDCKAYMESIVARLRKAGKDNVESVCYPRAGHLLEPPYGPYCHSCVNGFISIINLWGGEPRAHAHAEVLAWRKVEEFLRSRLMLM
- the LOC130930283 gene encoding acyl-coenzyme A thioesterase 3-like isoform X3, whose translation is MFAPLSSSMLSHVHLHLLPSASCLFDEPVHVKVTGLRSRQVVTLRARATNERGVVFRSAAIYRADGNGEVDLCRDASLCGSYEGVEPMGLLWSMRAAAPHKYFHWSEAISPHVVRFSVHDSVDVEDEERGVALAEATNVRHLMGEGVTRVVVHLGKYTAVLFTPPGEGQFPGLLDLSTFASEKRASLLANKGFMVLCMPVFYEKAANIKYVELDYFEEALCLLKQHPKVDSDRLGVIGRCKAGDIGLSLVSFVPGVRAMVWINACSANSAVPLHYKGRQILSSLSMDQRKVIPTSDGANIGKFVVGNPEDEENQSSRIPVEKTSAHLLLLASEDDLNFDCKAYMESIVARLRLGRTTWRACATRELGTSWSRPTGHTATHV